In Fluviispira sanaruensis, a genomic segment contains:
- a CDS encoding DNA-processing protein DprA: MEKISAKKAIGSQELWLLQVNLSPLERAQALDFLLNKSIPIDFTSLVSHCCASIEKQKKLIQNYQLLTHISSAAEPKLLTRAQFESALSKKIPHPNLLALQYLGNPKILNKPKIAIIGSRRPTLYGREQAYRFAKELALAGCTIISGGAIGIDTTAQAVGLQYGKSCCVLGNGLINPYPPSNTQLFLNLKKSPHGLILSEFCLNESAQKWNFPQRNITIASMADFVLVVEATLTSGSLITAHAACELGIDVGALPGSIDSINSVGCHELIKNGAFCIQKPEDILQRIKINV; this comes from the coding sequence ATGGAAAAAATCTCTGCAAAAAAAGCAATAGGCTCACAAGAGCTGTGGCTATTACAAGTCAATTTATCTCCCTTGGAACGCGCCCAAGCTTTAGACTTTCTGCTCAATAAATCGATTCCTATCGATTTCACATCCCTTGTCTCACATTGTTGCGCCAGTATAGAGAAACAAAAAAAACTTATACAAAACTATCAATTGCTAACTCATATTTCTTCTGCCGCAGAACCTAAATTACTTACCCGGGCACAATTTGAAAGTGCATTATCTAAGAAAATTCCTCACCCCAATTTACTAGCATTACAGTATTTAGGAAATCCTAAGATCCTAAATAAACCAAAAATTGCTATCATAGGTTCACGCAGACCGACATTATATGGAAGAGAGCAAGCTTACCGTTTTGCTAAAGAACTTGCGCTGGCAGGCTGTACAATCATATCTGGCGGAGCCATTGGTATAGACACAACAGCTCAAGCAGTCGGCCTTCAATATGGAAAATCATGTTGCGTCTTAGGTAATGGGCTTATAAATCCCTACCCGCCAAGCAATACCCAACTTTTTCTCAATTTAAAAAAATCTCCTCATGGACTTATCTTAAGCGAATTTTGCCTCAACGAAAGTGCTCAGAAATGGAATTTTCCGCAAAGAAACATTACTATTGCTTCTATGGCCGACTTTGTTCTCGTGGTTGAAGCCACCCTTACGAGTGGAAGCCTCATTACAGCACATGCAGCCTGTGAACTCGGCATAGACGTTGGAGCCTTACCAGGAAGCATTGACAGTATAAACAGCGTTGGCTGTCATGAGCTCATAAAAAATGGTGCTTTTTGTATACAAAAGCCAGAGGATATTTTACAAAGAATCAAAATAAATGTCTAA